A portion of the Mytilus galloprovincialis chromosome 12, xbMytGall1.hap1.1, whole genome shotgun sequence genome contains these proteins:
- the LOC143055576 gene encoding regulator of microtubule dynamics protein 1-like codes for MMQSSLRFFTKFRQSCGVAYRFLRSQRKESYKQFKKIQYPLFPVLAFQPFATVHALSFGFGKKEEVKELTKEELVVIEADKIYTANEILKLYDFLIQYKDCQNDEILWRLARAASDKGKLVQNTNEKKACFFEAFEYVKKALELNDNNFASHKWYAILLDYTAEYEGTKKRISNAFHVKEHLKRANELNPKDATSLYSLGYWCFLFADMPWYMRQIASALFASPPTSTYEEALAYFEKAEEADPNFYSMNLLMLGKTYLRLKNHNMALKYLTRAKDQPLNKPDDEKAHKEALELLKSMGVKLKDQQ; via the coding sequence ATGATGCAAAGTTCATTgagattttttacaaaatttagacaGTCATGTGGCGTGGCATACAGATTCTTGAGGTCCCAGAGAAAGGAATCATATAAACAGTTCAAGAAAATCCAATATCCATTGTTTCCTGTACTGGCATTTCAACCTTTTGCAACAGTTCATGCTCTAAGTTTTGGGTTTGGAAAGAAAGAAGAGGTCAAAGAATTGACCAAAGAAGAATTAGTTGTTATAGAAGCTGATAAAATATATACAGCTAATGAGATACTTAAACTGTATGATTTCCTAATTCAGTACAAGGATTGTCAGAATGATGAAATTTTGTGGAGACTGGCCAGGGCTGCGAGCGACAAAGGAAAACTAGTTCAAAATACCAATGAAAAGAAAGCCTGCTTCTTTGAAGCCTTTGAATACGTCAAGAAAGCTCTAGAATTAAATGACAATAATTTTGCCTCTCACAAATGGTATGCCATACTACTTGATTACACGGCAGAATATGAAGGCACGAAAAAAAGAATTTCAAATGCCTTTCATGTGAAGGAACATTTAAAGAGAGCCAATGAATTAAACCCAAAAGATGCAACATCATTGTACTCACTTGGGTATTGGTGTTTTCTATTTGCAGACATGCCTTGGTACATGAGACAAATCGCTTCAGCGCTGTTTGCTTCACCACCAACTTCAACTTATGAAGAGGCGCTGGCTTATTTTGAAAAAGCTGAAGAAGCAGATCCTAATTTTTACAGTATGAACTTATTGATGTTAGGGAAAACTTACCTCAGATTGAAGAACCATAATATGGCGCTGAAATATTTAACTAGAGCGAAAGATCAACCTTTAAATAAACCTGATGATGAAAAGGCTCACAAAGAAGCTCTGGAATTATTAAAAAGCATGGGTGTGAAATTAAAAGACCAGCAATAA